Proteins co-encoded in one uncultured Draconibacterium sp. genomic window:
- a CDS encoding CHC2 zinc finger domain-containing protein, whose amino-acid sequence MEIREIKQRLSILTVLNHYNLEPDRHQMLKCPFHEDDQPSLKIYTETNTFNCFGCNTNGDAIEFI is encoded by the coding sequence ATGGAAATCCGGGAGATAAAACAGCGTTTAAGCATCCTCACAGTACTGAACCACTACAACCTCGAACCCGACCGCCACCAAATGCTAAAGTGCCCCTTCCACGAAGACGACCAGCCCAGTTTGAAAATCTACACTGAAACCAACACCTTTAATTGTTTTGGCTGTAACACCAACGGCGATGCAATCGAGTTTATCTAA
- a CDS encoding UpxY family transcription antiterminator, with translation MSEIIINKGGQNLVFPEGRRYSKRRHWYIFYLRPRTERIVYLTLKSLGYEVFCPVIQRIKTWKNRQRKKIKLPLFPNYMFVYTYPHELYAIRSFPQVVNYVSFAGKPGTLSRKEVEGIQKMLGLRNAVTLETIFLKGEHVRIISGPLKGHEGILVRQRNKSRFGIRLKAINHAVFIDISQSDLEKL, from the coding sequence ATGTCAGAGATTATCATAAATAAGGGCGGGCAGAACCTTGTATTCCCGGAAGGTAGGCGCTATTCTAAAAGAAGACACTGGTATATCTTTTATCTTCGGCCGCGAACGGAAAGAATTGTATACCTAACCCTTAAAAGTCTTGGTTACGAGGTGTTCTGTCCGGTAATTCAACGAATCAAAACCTGGAAGAACAGGCAACGGAAGAAGATAAAGCTTCCGCTTTTCCCGAATTACATGTTTGTTTATACTTATCCGCATGAGTTGTATGCTATTCGTAGTTTTCCGCAGGTGGTAAACTATGTTTCCTTCGCGGGCAAGCCGGGTACATTATCCCGGAAAGAAGTAGAAGGGATTCAAAAGATGTTGGGATTAAGAAATGCAGTTACCCTGGAAACGATATTTCTCAAAGGTGAACATGTGCGTATTATTTCCGGGCCGTTGAAAGGTCATGAGGGGATTTTGGTCAGACAACGGAACAAAAGCAGGTTTGGAATCCGTTTGAAAGCGATCAATCATGCCGTATTTATCGATATAAGCCAGTCTGATCTGGAGAAGCTATAA
- a CDS encoding DUF6443 domain-containing protein, with protein sequence MIRIKLFSAILFAILAFCGNAQDAFVENNSVYTGTSEVVATQEVTLKPGFHAVSGCNVRVYIGSYPVSNYNDPSVTHINQFNSSGNSGRNYIHTTTMLENVTDENTLSSKLRIETIDYFDGLGRPIQNVTVQGSPDRKDIIHPIVYDEFGRETRKYLPYMGSNTNGSFVSGATSACATYYSSNKGYRNSDTYPYDSIIYESSPLNRELGVVGSGGNWQQHASSVIYSTNSTAVEGWTVTGNTLLSISSRNSSMYPANQLYITEFTDEDGHTTREFKDKLGRVVRKETDIDGGTLRTAYVYDDFGMLRCVVPPLASESNQTGYCYYYLYDGRRRMIEKQLPGAGPVYMVYDARDRLVMTKDAVNGWMGTIYDALNRPVMTCTVPSASGTGRNTLQTAFNDFVSNAHASNTGTNLGYTVPSNIFTSTSYVFSESNVQTVTFYDNYNFLQAPVFGSEAGNYAYSGAYLASDPATKSEKTKGLVTGTLTRVIDNAVSNGDNLLLSVSYYDDYGRPIRVISDNHLGGKDKVYTDYDFVGKPELTVTTHNTDGTGEDIKMTSTYKYDHQGRFLTEKFKLNNDAEITLVANEYGELGELASQYLHGTTTAEKFNQRVDYKYNIKGWLTNMNEVNNLGKQLFGLSLQYGDGTGGFYNGNIWKMDWQNNGTGPKRYTFDYYRTNGLKTAGYADGSGFSSNTNAFKTEYSYDGNGNIENLQRSSNGKLIDNLNYTYVSTSNKLRSVDDVALAAYKDGGYKEGVINYSYDLNGNMITDHRGVDIDYNFLNLPKSATYNQGNYLGFVYSAGGTKLRKNVNSQTAGNKVVDYVGPFLYEDNDLKVIFTSAGRIVKIVDGSNVLWKYEYNLTDHLGNVRAVFAAHNNGIAELMQQTDYYPFGMVLNQQEKVHLEEVKNRYLYNGKELQDDNFGVSLDWYDYGARFYDPQLARFHTVDPKSEIYNFQSPYAYAANNPILYIDKNGENPAAAGAVLLTLADIALISAGVITTGVIIHKTADGSLALNQGVRDFFSPGYREQQKRERTQREALGRLQARMSESIMTNYGGRTPEGDNFPKNPKGKLFSKIATGIGLTAVMGTEAWKMYNVGLGGDEQENTSETSSVNLLSEFESVVGESLERTDPDYYNSLTDEQRQGYNAERNRQFMEYIFQKFNEDNEEDKE encoded by the coding sequence GGTTGTAATGTAAGGGTTTATATCGGGAGTTACCCGGTAAGTAACTATAACGATCCTTCGGTTACTCATATCAATCAGTTTAATTCTTCGGGTAATAGCGGGCGAAATTACATTCATACCACCACCATGCTGGAGAATGTTACAGATGAAAATACACTGAGCAGTAAACTACGGATTGAAACAATTGATTATTTTGATGGTCTTGGACGCCCCATTCAAAATGTAACAGTGCAAGGGTCTCCCGACAGAAAAGACATTATACATCCAATAGTATACGATGAATTTGGCCGGGAAACAAGAAAATACCTGCCCTATATGGGAAGTAATACGAACGGGAGTTTTGTTTCGGGAGCAACATCTGCTTGTGCAACCTATTACAGTTCAAACAAAGGCTACCGAAACAGTGACACTTACCCGTATGACAGTATTATATACGAAAGTTCTCCGTTAAACCGGGAACTGGGAGTAGTCGGTTCAGGCGGAAACTGGCAGCAGCATGCTTCATCGGTTATCTATTCAACCAATAGTACCGCAGTTGAGGGATGGACTGTAACGGGAAATACACTTCTGTCGATATCATCGCGTAATTCTTCGATGTACCCGGCAAACCAGTTGTACATTACCGAATTTACAGACGAAGACGGGCATACTACCCGTGAGTTTAAGGATAAACTTGGCCGCGTGGTTCGCAAAGAAACCGATATTGATGGAGGAACCCTCCGTACGGCTTATGTTTACGATGATTTTGGGATGTTACGTTGTGTCGTACCTCCCCTGGCAAGCGAATCCAACCAAACGGGGTATTGTTATTACTATCTTTATGACGGGCGCAGGCGTATGATCGAAAAACAATTACCCGGGGCAGGGCCGGTTTACATGGTTTATGATGCCCGCGACCGTTTGGTGATGACAAAAGACGCGGTGAACGGCTGGATGGGCACTATCTATGATGCTTTGAACCGGCCGGTAATGACCTGCACTGTTCCTTCAGCATCCGGTACCGGCAGAAATACACTTCAAACTGCATTTAATGATTTTGTAAGTAATGCCCATGCCTCAAATACAGGAACTAACTTAGGTTATACCGTGCCATCAAATATATTTACTTCCACTTCTTATGTATTCTCTGAAAGTAATGTTCAAACCGTAACTTTTTACGACAATTACAATTTCCTACAAGCTCCTGTTTTTGGTTCAGAAGCAGGGAATTATGCTTATAGCGGAGCCTACCTGGCAAGTGATCCTGCCACTAAATCAGAAAAAACCAAAGGCCTGGTTACCGGAACACTTACCCGTGTGATCGATAATGCCGTTTCCAATGGCGATAACCTGTTGTTAAGCGTTTCGTATTACGACGATTACGGCAGACCTATCCGGGTTATTTCTGATAATCACCTGGGGGGGAAAGACAAGGTATATACAGACTATGACTTTGTCGGTAAACCTGAACTCACAGTTACCACCCACAATACCGACGGAACAGGTGAAGACATTAAAATGACCAGTACCTACAAATACGATCACCAGGGGCGGTTTCTTACCGAAAAATTTAAGCTGAACAACGATGCCGAAATCACTTTGGTAGCCAACGAATACGGCGAGTTGGGGGAATTGGCCTCCCAATACCTTCACGGAACAACAACGGCTGAAAAGTTTAACCAGCGGGTTGATTATAAGTACAACATAAAAGGCTGGCTAACCAACATGAACGAGGTGAATAATCTTGGCAAACAATTGTTTGGGTTAAGCTTACAGTATGGCGATGGCACGGGAGGTTTTTATAACGGAAACATCTGGAAAATGGACTGGCAAAACAATGGAACCGGGCCCAAACGATATACTTTTGATTATTACCGTACCAATGGGCTAAAAACTGCAGGTTATGCTGATGGAAGCGGCTTTTCATCCAATACAAATGCTTTTAAAACCGAGTACTCGTACGATGGAAACGGTAATATCGAGAACCTGCAACGTAGCAGCAACGGTAAGCTGATTGATAATCTGAATTACACCTATGTTTCAACCAGCAATAAGCTCAGAAGTGTTGACGATGTGGCATTGGCAGCTTATAAAGATGGAGGTTACAAAGAAGGAGTGATAAACTACAGTTACGACCTTAACGGGAATATGATTACCGATCATCGTGGAGTAGACATTGATTACAACTTTCTGAATCTTCCGAAAAGCGCAACCTACAACCAGGGGAATTACCTGGGGTTTGTCTATTCTGCCGGCGGAACCAAACTGCGTAAAAACGTTAATTCGCAAACGGCCGGCAATAAAGTAGTAGATTATGTTGGCCCGTTTTTATATGAAGATAATGATTTAAAGGTTATCTTTACCTCGGCCGGCCGGATTGTAAAAATAGTAGACGGCAGTAATGTTCTTTGGAAATATGAATACAACCTTACCGACCATTTGGGTAATGTAAGGGCGGTATTTGCTGCACACAACAATGGTATCGCCGAATTGATGCAACAAACCGATTATTACCCCTTTGGTATGGTATTGAACCAGCAGGAGAAAGTGCACCTTGAAGAGGTAAAAAACCGCTACCTGTATAATGGTAAAGAATTGCAGGATGATAATTTTGGGGTAAGTCTGGATTGGTATGATTACGGCGCCAGGTTTTATGACCCACAGTTAGCCCGGTTTCACACGGTTGACCCAAAATCTGAGATTTATAATTTCCAAAGTCCGTATGCTTATGCGGCAAATAATCCAATTCTATACATTGATAAAAATGGAGAAAACCCAGCGGCAGCAGGAGCTGTTCTATTGACACTTGCTGACATTGCGTTAATTTCAGCCGGGGTGATTACCACTGGGGTTATTATCCACAAAACAGCAGATGGTTCATTAGCTTTAAATCAGGGGGTGAGGGATTTCTTTTCCCCAGGGTATCGGGAGCAACAAAAAAGGGAAAGAACACAAAGAGAGGCTTTAGGCAGACTTCAAGCTAGGATGTCGGAAAGTATTATGACCAATTATGGTGGACGAACTCCTGAAGGTGATAACTTTCCGAAGAACCCAAAAGGGAAATTGTTCTCGAAAATTGCAACTGGAATTGGGCTAACTGCCGTAATGGGAACAGAAGCTTGGAAAATGTATAATGTTGGTCTGGGTGGAGATGAGCAAGAGAATACCTCGGAAACTTCTTCTGTAAATCTTCTAAGTGAATTTGAATCTGTTGTAGGGGAATCTTTGGAAAGAACCGACCCAGACTATTATAACTCTCTTACAGATGAGCAGCGACAGGGATATAATGCTGAACGAAACAGGCAGTTTATGGAATATATTTTTCAGAAGTTCAATGAAGATAACGAAGAAGATAAAGAATAA
- a CDS encoding beta-ketoacyl-ACP synthase III: MNTSVYITATGKFLPNSPIKNEDMEQYLGLINSKPSRVRRIVLKQNGIKSRYYALDKNQKITHTNAELAFRSIQKLFPDEKIPEGIDVLACATGNPDQLLPSHASMVHGLMKNRPMELYSASGVCLTCLQAFKTAYLSVLSGVSSKAICSTSELASPTLLSKNYEEEYEHCSQVGTDPYMAFEKDFLRFMLSDGASSVLLSDKKSRNGISFKVEWVEMISYANELPTCMFMGAELREDGELKSWKEFDSQELINRSVLTVKQNIRLLKPNIIRYWVDHLEYCLEKYDLNPADVDHVIPHVSSMFFYGKLAEGIEARGLDLGTNKWFTNLTEIGNIASASIFAALDDLMNSGKLKANDKILLLVPESGRFSYGTVLLTVKRPN, translated from the coding sequence ATGAATACATCCGTTTACATCACCGCTACCGGTAAATTCTTACCCAATTCCCCAATTAAAAACGAAGATATGGAACAATATCTTGGTTTAATCAATTCAAAGCCATCAAGAGTAAGGCGCATCGTTTTAAAACAAAACGGTATTAAGTCCAGGTATTATGCTCTGGACAAAAATCAAAAGATTACGCACACCAATGCAGAGCTGGCATTCCGTTCAATACAAAAGTTATTTCCTGATGAGAAAATTCCGGAAGGTATTGATGTATTGGCATGTGCAACAGGCAATCCTGACCAGTTATTACCATCACATGCATCGATGGTTCATGGTTTAATGAAAAACAGGCCAATGGAACTGTATTCCGCTTCGGGAGTATGCCTTACTTGCCTGCAGGCTTTTAAAACAGCTTATCTTTCTGTTTTGTCCGGGGTTTCATCAAAAGCCATCTGTTCTACTTCAGAGTTGGCTTCTCCTACCTTGTTGTCAAAAAATTATGAAGAAGAGTATGAACATTGTTCGCAGGTTGGGACTGATCCTTATATGGCCTTTGAAAAAGATTTTCTGCGCTTTATGCTTAGTGATGGTGCCAGCTCGGTATTGCTTTCTGATAAAAAGAGCAGGAATGGAATTTCGTTCAAAGTTGAATGGGTTGAAATGATATCCTATGCCAACGAACTGCCTACCTGCATGTTTATGGGCGCTGAACTTCGTGAAGATGGAGAATTAAAAAGCTGGAAAGAATTTGACAGTCAGGAGTTAATCAATAGGTCTGTTTTGACAGTTAAGCAAAACATCCGGTTACTTAAACCCAATATTATTCGTTACTGGGTTGACCACCTGGAATATTGTCTGGAAAAATATGATCTTAATCCAGCGGATGTGGATCATGTGATCCCTCATGTTTCATCCATGTTCTTTTACGGAAAACTTGCTGAAGGAATTGAAGCAAGAGGTTTGGACCTGGGAACAAATAAATGGTTCACTAATCTTACTGAAATTGGAAATATCGCTTCTGCTTCCATTTTTGCTGCATTGGATGATTTGATGAACTCTGGGAAACTGAAAGCTAATGACAAGATATTACTTCTCGTGCCGGAGAGTGGACGGTTTTCTTATGGAACGGTTTTGTTGACTGTAAAACGGCCAAATTAG
- a CDS encoding RagB/SusD family nutrient uptake outer membrane protein, giving the protein MKRIIPLLLLFLSAMMACNDDFLDTKPDKKLVVPSTLDDLQAMLDYFDVHNANMVGMGELSSDDYYILYDRWNALRSEYMKNGYIWAKEIWEGSTSIDWNNRYQQIFYVNYVLEGLAKTDPTENQPQWNTLKGSALFFRAHAFFQLAQVFCPPFDQSASNEGDGLPLRLSSDLNVHVGRATVKQTYDRILSDLQEALSLLPESSSYKTRPVKAAAYALLSRVYLTMQDYDNALTYADSALSSNYELLDYNQLDLTASYPMERYNSEVIFHSRITRYSTLSSSRLIVDSLLFRSYAGADIRKAAWFRPVSKGYTFRGSYCGSLQIFNGLAIDECYLTKAECLARSGSVEEALSTLNELLVSRYEEGGFTPLSAASRNEALELILQERRKELLFRAIRWTDLRRLNLEPSTAKTLYRNLNGTIYELKPNSLNYTLPLADDVIQLSGISQNIRE; this is encoded by the coding sequence ATGAAACGTATTATACCATTATTACTATTGTTTCTGTCGGCCATGATGGCCTGCAATGACGATTTTCTGGATACCAAACCGGATAAAAAACTGGTTGTCCCGTCTACACTGGATGACCTGCAGGCTATGCTTGACTATTTTGATGTTCACAACGCCAATATGGTGGGGATGGGTGAACTCTCTTCAGACGATTACTATATCCTTTACGACCGCTGGAATGCCCTGCGTTCGGAGTACATGAAAAACGGCTACATCTGGGCAAAAGAAATATGGGAAGGCTCCACATCAATCGACTGGAACAACCGTTACCAACAGATTTTTTATGTCAATTATGTATTGGAAGGCCTGGCCAAAACCGACCCAACGGAAAACCAGCCCCAATGGAACACACTAAAAGGCAGTGCCTTGTTTTTCAGGGCTCACGCATTTTTCCAGTTGGCGCAGGTATTTTGTCCTCCCTTTGATCAATCAGCTTCCAATGAAGGAGACGGACTTCCGTTGCGTTTAAGTTCTGATCTTAATGTTCACGTGGGGCGGGCCACAGTTAAGCAAACTTACGACCGGATACTGTCCGACCTTCAGGAAGCGCTCAGCTTGCTTCCCGAAAGCTCCTCCTACAAAACCCGACCGGTAAAAGCGGCGGCGTACGCCCTGCTTTCGCGGGTGTATTTAACCATGCAGGACTATGACAATGCACTGACCTATGCGGATTCAGCACTAAGTTCAAACTACGAATTGCTTGATTATAATCAGCTCGACCTGACTGCTTCCTACCCGATGGAACGCTACAACAGCGAAGTTATCTTTCATAGCAGAATCACCCGGTATTCAACACTGTCAAGTTCCCGTCTGATTGTGGACTCCCTGCTTTTCCGTTCCTACGCAGGAGCAGATATCCGCAAAGCGGCCTGGTTCCGTCCGGTCAGCAAGGGATATACTTTTCGCGGGAGCTACTGCGGATCATTACAAATATTTAACGGTTTGGCGATTGATGAATGTTACCTGACCAAAGCAGAATGCCTGGCACGCAGTGGTTCGGTTGAAGAAGCGCTCAGTACGCTGAATGAACTGCTGGTTTCCCGTTATGAAGAGGGTGGTTTCACCCCGCTTAGTGCCGCCAGCCGGAACGAAGCCCTGGAACTAATCCTTCAGGAACGAAGAAAGGAACTGCTGTTTCGGGCGATCCGGTGGACCGACTTGCGACGGCTTAACCTGGAGCCATCCACCGCCAAAACGCTGTACAGGAACCTAAACGGAACGATCTACGAATTAAAGCCCAATAGTCTCAACTATACGTTACCTCTTGCGGATGATGTGATTCAACTTTCGGGTATTTCGCAGAACATCAGGGAATAG
- a CDS encoding transposase, with protein MLSLLPVFQKENVILDYDNTLIFTEKADVQRTYKKESGYYPGVGIIGEHVVYVENRNGNSTAHVLQHKTIERMTSLLKEAGVTIDVIRADSASYSYEIIKAMEESAKRIFIRARMTDALERAITSIKEWTQIEFRDSILLRGSTVFTPFKRHARGNNAKTDSLKEYRLVVTKEARRDGQINIFTGEAYNYSSIMTNDLEMTDDEVVFFYNARGAKEREFDILRNNFGWNKMPFSKLEQNTVFLLIMAMCRNLYAHIIKAFSTTITFLSANYRIKKFIFRFICIPGKWIE; from the coding sequence ATGTTGTCGTTATTACCAGTATTCCAAAAAGAAAATGTGATTTTGGATTATGACAACACCTTGATATTTACTGAAAAAGCCGATGTACAACGAACCTATAAAAAAGAGTCTGGTTATTACCCCGGTGTTGGAATAATCGGGGAACATGTTGTTTATGTAGAAAACCGTAACGGAAATAGTACCGCCCATGTGCTACAGCACAAAACCATTGAACGGATGACTTCTTTATTAAAAGAAGCAGGGGTAACAATTGACGTGATACGGGCAGATTCTGCATCATATAGCTACGAGATAATCAAAGCAATGGAAGAAAGTGCCAAGCGTATTTTTATACGAGCAAGAATGACAGATGCCCTGGAAAGAGCTATTACCAGTATTAAGGAATGGACCCAAATAGAGTTCAGAGATTCAATATTACTCAGAGGTTCCACTGTTTTTACTCCTTTTAAACGCCATGCCAGAGGCAATAACGCCAAAACCGATTCCTTAAAAGAATACCGGCTGGTGGTAACCAAAGAAGCCCGGAGAGATGGACAAATAAATATTTTTACAGGCGAAGCCTATAATTACAGCTCTATCATGACCAACGATTTGGAGATGACAGACGATGAAGTTGTGTTCTTTTATAATGCAAGAGGAGCAAAAGAAAGGGAATTTGATATTCTGAGAAACAATTTTGGATGGAATAAAATGCCTTTCTCAAAGCTGGAACAGAACACTGTGTTTCTGCTGATTATGGCTATGTGCAGAAACCTATATGCACACATTATTAAAGCATTTTCAACAACAATAACTTTTTTATCGGCAAATTACAGGATTAAAAAATTCATCTTTCGTTTTATTTGCATTCCCGGGAAGTGGATTGAATAA
- a CDS encoding TetR/AcrR family transcriptional regulator: MTTREQITEEAFKLFLNNNFEKVSISAIENATGKTRGAIFYFFKNKEEIFIEVINTYMIEIQDPFQKFTFDKNMSLNQFINRYVNGINTTMSKMLSLSVVNIYKQYFSLYLQASRIYPNFSAIMTQNSIKETDLWEKVIKRAIETKEIKKVNTRHYATLFRSCFLGLAFDRCLSYGINTEELSAIYQTIYSQLVIKS; the protein is encoded by the coding sequence ATGACAACCAGGGAGCAAATCACAGAAGAAGCATTTAAACTGTTTTTGAATAACAACTTTGAAAAAGTAAGTATTTCTGCTATAGAAAACGCCACCGGGAAAACCAGGGGGGCTATTTTCTATTTTTTCAAAAACAAAGAAGAAATATTTATAGAGGTAATAAACACCTATATGATAGAGATCCAGGATCCCTTTCAGAAGTTTACGTTCGATAAAAACATGTCGCTAAATCAGTTTATAAACAGGTATGTCAATGGCATAAATACAACAATGTCAAAAATGTTATCCCTATCAGTAGTCAATATCTACAAGCAGTATTTTTCGTTGTATCTGCAGGCTTCCCGAATCTATCCCAACTTTTCTGCAATAATGACACAGAATTCTATAAAAGAGACAGACCTATGGGAAAAAGTAATTAAAAGAGCCATAGAAACGAAGGAAATAAAGAAAGTAAATACCAGGCATTATGCGACACTGTTTCGTAGTTGTTTCCTGGGGCTGGCTTTCGACAGATGCCTCTCATACGGCATAAATACAGAGGAATTAAGTGCCATATATCAAACCATCTATAGTCAGTTAGTAATAAAATCCTGA